AGCGAGTCGCTTCCGCTGCTGGAGTGTGGAAGTCGCATTCTCGCCGAACCCGTCTTAGCGGATCGCGATCAGCCACCCTTCCACCGATCGACACGCGATGGATTCGCTCTACACGCAAGCGACACACCCGGTCCGCTCAAGGTAGTCGGCTTGGTCAGAGCCGGCGAGCAGTGGCACGGCAGCCCGCTCGAACCCAACGCCACAATTGAAATCATGACCGGCGCACCCATTCCTGAAGGCGCCGATGCCGTCGTAATGATCGAGCATATCGAACGCGACCACGACTCGATCCGCCTGTCCACCGGACGAACCATTCGAAGCGGAGAGAACATCGTTCCCCAGGGAAGCGAGGCCCGCGCTGGCCAGACAGTTTTGCCCACCGCCACACCAATCGAGGGCGCAGAGATCGCACTCGCCGCCTCATGCGGATACTCAAAGCTACAAGTATTTCGAAAGCCAAAGATAGCGATCGTCGCAACTGGAGACGAGTTGGTGGACCTCGCCGCCAACCCAGCGCCCCAGCAGATCAGAAACTCGAACAGCTACGGTCTGGCCGAACTGATCCGTCGCGCAGGCGGAGAACCAATACAGCTCCCGATCGCTCCAGACCAGCGGCCCGAACTCGAACAAACCATCCGTGCCGCGCGCCGTTGCGACCTCATGCTTCTCTCCGGTGGCGTCTCGATGGGCAAGTACGACCTCGTGGAAGAGGTGCTGCAAGCGCTCGGCGCGGAGTTTTTCTTCACCGGCGTCAGAATGCAGCCCGGCAAGCCCCTCGTCTTCGGCCGCCTGCCAGATGAGAGCAACCTCCCTCCACAATTTTTCTTCGGACTGCCCGGCAACCCGGTCTCCACCCAGGTCACCTTCCACTGCTTCGTCGAGCCGATGCTCCGTGCCATGGCCGGTGCAGACGCACAGGTCCCTCGCTTTCTTCAAGCAACGCTGGCCGAGGACGTGTCCGGAAAAACCGGCCTGATGCGTGTACTCCCCGCAAGATGGACCTCGGATCGCACTCGCCCAGAAGTAAGACTCGTAGCGTGGCA
The nucleotide sequence above comes from Tunturibacter empetritectus. Encoded proteins:
- a CDS encoding molybdopterin molybdotransferase MoeA, coding for MSPAATVLDFDQALAMVLQHAIDLPLPPSESLPLLECGSRILAEPVLADRDQPPFHRSTRDGFALHASDTPGPLKVVGLVRAGEQWHGSPLEPNATIEIMTGAPIPEGADAVVMIEHIERDHDSIRLSTGRTIRSGENIVPQGSEARAGQTVLPTATPIEGAEIALAASCGYSKLQVFRKPKIAIVATGDELVDLAANPAPQQIRNSNSYGLAELIRRAGGEPIQLPIAPDQRPELEQTIRAARRCDLMLLSGGVSMGKYDLVEEVLQALGAEFFFTGVRMQPGKPLVFGRLPDESNLPPQFFFGLPGNPVSTQVTFHCFVEPMLRAMAGADAQVPRFLQATLAEDVSGKTGLMRVLPARWTSDRTRPEVRLVAWQGSGDLAANARANCYAVLSPDKDHFAAGDVITILLR